In Mytilus galloprovincialis chromosome 1, xbMytGall1.hap1.1, whole genome shotgun sequence, the following are encoded in one genomic region:
- the LOC143049430 gene encoding CAP-Gly domain-containing linker protein 3-like isoform X1, whose amino-acid sequence MPHKRIKMKVKSGSVGCQTLNCSVQCGTVGCQTPIKYLLCTKCRMTLEEDDENHCRIEDNNNYHPDREKPMIHPCVDPPVCESCQRLELSFFDPGCPGCKEILENPNTTVPEIFAVLRQWTPQTQQNLELLVNEILKRGAHINDRDGLTDMTLLHYSSKSGAAGIGDSDIAARVSSMLISKGADVNIRCRWTNMTALHYAAYFDVVPVIKVLLKATKALDVDSICSEFDNGGVLHIAASNLAYEAIKVLLQNGANPSLKDDKGRTPIECIPDPSDLDSDPDMGKLVIKLKKVLQEASQPAPKLPPPNYDLVQSKVTLQSLGLDLGDKVVVGGLKTGTLRYCGPTEFANGIWAGIELDDPGGKNDGSIGGISYFQCPQNHGIFAPVSKIAKPGSTPAPRPSSASSPSKSSPSKTVPVDVSNVKARVDTGLKGRAPSITDLGDIEYGDRVIVAGQRKGTVKYVGESKFAPGIWYGIELDRPVGKNDGSVNGERYFQCKTKHGVFAPLSRIQKLGDRRFSSSESLDAISWGAVSEKVDRRSGSFTGRSRTPIKRPKSGHSISRTPGSSSEFKLEVGMSVFCNNELGIVRYIGPAEFGEGLWVGVELRTPKGKNDGSVQERRYFTCKPDHGLLVRPNKITVRGINGAKLLGDYFGSKEGTPEDVRTDGR is encoded by the exons ATGCCACACAAACGAATAAAGATGAAAGTTAAATCGGGATCAGTTGGTTGTCAGACTTTAAATTGCTCTGTACAATGTGGAACAGTTGGATGTCAGACACCCATCAAATACTTACTTTGTACAAAGTGCAG aatgacTCTTGAAGAGGATGATGAAAATCATTGTAGAATAGAAGACAACAATAACTACCATCCAGACAGAGAAAAACCAATGATTCATCCTTGTGTGGATCCTCCTGTTTGTGAGAGTTGTCAGAGactagagttatctttctttgatccTGGATGTCCAGGATGCAAGGAGATACTAGAAAATCCAAACACCACCGTCCCTGAAATTTTTGCAGTATTACGACAATGGACACCTCAGACACAACAAAATTTAGAATTACTTGTTAATGag ATTTTGAAACGTGGAGCACATATCAATGATCGAGATGGCCTTACAGACATGACATTACTACATTATTCCAGCAAATCAGGAGCTGCTGGGATAGGTGATTCAGACATTGCAGCTAGGGTTTCATCCATGTTAATATCAAAAGGAGCAGATGTAAATATAAGGTGTAGATGGACTAACATGACTGCCCTACATTATGCTGCATATTTTGATGTGGTACCTGTGATAAAAGTCCTTTTGAAGGCAACTAAAGCTTTAG ATGTAGATAGTATCTGTTCAGAATTTGACAATGGTGGTGTCTTACATATCGCAGCATCTAATTTAGCATATGAAGCTATAAAGGTGTTACTACAGAATGGTGCTAATCCTTCATTGAAAGATGATAAAGGACGAACACCAATAG AATGCATTCCAGATCCCAGTGATTTAGATTCAGACCCAGATATGGGAAAACTAGtcatcaaattaaagaaagttttaCAAGAAGCTAGTCAACCAGCACCTAAATTACCTCCACCGAATTATGATCTAGTCCAAAGTAAAGTAACTCTCCAGTCATTAGGACTGGACTTAGGTGATAAAGTCGTGGTAGGAGGATTAAAG ACTGGAACATTACGATATTGTGGACCAACAGAGTTTGCCAATGGTATCTGGGCAGGAATAGAACTAGATGATCCCGGTGGCAAGAATGATGGTAGCATTGGTGGAATATCTTACTTCCAGTGTCCTCAAAATCATG gtatctttgCTCCAGTAAGTAAAATAGCTAAGCCAGGAAGTACACCAGCACCTCGTCCATCGTCTGCATCATCACCTTCTAAGTCATCACCTAGCAAAACAGTACCAGTAGATGTGTCTAATGTGAAAGCAAGAGTAGATACAG GATTAAAGGGTAGAGCACCATCAATAACAGATCTTGGTGATATAGAATATGGTGACAGAGTTATAGTTGCTGGACAACGTAAAGGAACTGTCAAATATGTTGGTGAATCAAAATTTGCACCAG GTATATGGTATGGTATTGAATTGGACCGTCCTGTTGGGAAAAATGATGGATCTGTGAATGGGGAGCGATATTTTCAGTGTAAAACTAAACATGGTGTATTTGCACCTCTCTCCAGAATACAGAA GTTAGGGGACAGAAGATTTAGTTCAAGTGAATCATTAGATGCAATAAGTTGGGGAGCTGTATCAGAGAAGGTGGACAGAAGGA gTGGTTCATTTACTGGCAGATCAAGAACTCCAATTAAAAG ACCAAAAAGTGGCCACAGCATATCAAGGACTCCTGGATCTAGTTCAGAGTTTAAATTAGAAGTAGGCATGAGTGTGTTTTGCAATAATGAATTAG gtATTGTTAGGTACATTGGCCCTGCAGAATTTGGAGAAGGGCTTTGGGTTGGTGTGGAATTAAGAACTCCTAAAGGTAAAAATGATGGAAGTGTTCAAGAAAGACGTTACTTTACATGTAAACCAGATCATGGACTACTTGTACGACCAAATAAAATAACTGTTCGTGGAATCAATGGTGCCAAATTACTAGGAGATTACTTTGGGTCCAAGGAAGGAACGCCTGAAGATGTTCGGACTGATGGAAGATAA
- the LOC143049430 gene encoding CAP-Gly domain-containing linker protein 3-like isoform X2, producing the protein MTLEEDDENHCRIEDNNNYHPDREKPMIHPCVDPPVCESCQRLELSFFDPGCPGCKEILENPNTTVPEIFAVLRQWTPQTQQNLELLVNEILKRGAHINDRDGLTDMTLLHYSSKSGAAGIGDSDIAARVSSMLISKGADVNIRCRWTNMTALHYAAYFDVVPVIKVLLKATKALDVDSICSEFDNGGVLHIAASNLAYEAIKVLLQNGANPSLKDDKGRTPIECIPDPSDLDSDPDMGKLVIKLKKVLQEASQPAPKLPPPNYDLVQSKVTLQSLGLDLGDKVVVGGLKTGTLRYCGPTEFANGIWAGIELDDPGGKNDGSIGGISYFQCPQNHGIFAPVSKIAKPGSTPAPRPSSASSPSKSSPSKTVPVDVSNVKARVDTGLKGRAPSITDLGDIEYGDRVIVAGQRKGTVKYVGESKFAPGIWYGIELDRPVGKNDGSVNGERYFQCKTKHGVFAPLSRIQKLGDRRFSSSESLDAISWGAVSEKVDRRSGSFTGRSRTPIKRPKSGHSISRTPGSSSEFKLEVGMSVFCNNELGIVRYIGPAEFGEGLWVGVELRTPKGKNDGSVQERRYFTCKPDHGLLVRPNKITVRGINGAKLLGDYFGSKEGTPEDVRTDGR; encoded by the exons atgacTCTTGAAGAGGATGATGAAAATCATTGTAGAATAGAAGACAACAATAACTACCATCCAGACAGAGAAAAACCAATGATTCATCCTTGTGTGGATCCTCCTGTTTGTGAGAGTTGTCAGAGactagagttatctttctttgatccTGGATGTCCAGGATGCAAGGAGATACTAGAAAATCCAAACACCACCGTCCCTGAAATTTTTGCAGTATTACGACAATGGACACCTCAGACACAACAAAATTTAGAATTACTTGTTAATGag ATTTTGAAACGTGGAGCACATATCAATGATCGAGATGGCCTTACAGACATGACATTACTACATTATTCCAGCAAATCAGGAGCTGCTGGGATAGGTGATTCAGACATTGCAGCTAGGGTTTCATCCATGTTAATATCAAAAGGAGCAGATGTAAATATAAGGTGTAGATGGACTAACATGACTGCCCTACATTATGCTGCATATTTTGATGTGGTACCTGTGATAAAAGTCCTTTTGAAGGCAACTAAAGCTTTAG ATGTAGATAGTATCTGTTCAGAATTTGACAATGGTGGTGTCTTACATATCGCAGCATCTAATTTAGCATATGAAGCTATAAAGGTGTTACTACAGAATGGTGCTAATCCTTCATTGAAAGATGATAAAGGACGAACACCAATAG AATGCATTCCAGATCCCAGTGATTTAGATTCAGACCCAGATATGGGAAAACTAGtcatcaaattaaagaaagttttaCAAGAAGCTAGTCAACCAGCACCTAAATTACCTCCACCGAATTATGATCTAGTCCAAAGTAAAGTAACTCTCCAGTCATTAGGACTGGACTTAGGTGATAAAGTCGTGGTAGGAGGATTAAAG ACTGGAACATTACGATATTGTGGACCAACAGAGTTTGCCAATGGTATCTGGGCAGGAATAGAACTAGATGATCCCGGTGGCAAGAATGATGGTAGCATTGGTGGAATATCTTACTTCCAGTGTCCTCAAAATCATG gtatctttgCTCCAGTAAGTAAAATAGCTAAGCCAGGAAGTACACCAGCACCTCGTCCATCGTCTGCATCATCACCTTCTAAGTCATCACCTAGCAAAACAGTACCAGTAGATGTGTCTAATGTGAAAGCAAGAGTAGATACAG GATTAAAGGGTAGAGCACCATCAATAACAGATCTTGGTGATATAGAATATGGTGACAGAGTTATAGTTGCTGGACAACGTAAAGGAACTGTCAAATATGTTGGTGAATCAAAATTTGCACCAG GTATATGGTATGGTATTGAATTGGACCGTCCTGTTGGGAAAAATGATGGATCTGTGAATGGGGAGCGATATTTTCAGTGTAAAACTAAACATGGTGTATTTGCACCTCTCTCCAGAATACAGAA GTTAGGGGACAGAAGATTTAGTTCAAGTGAATCATTAGATGCAATAAGTTGGGGAGCTGTATCAGAGAAGGTGGACAGAAGGA gTGGTTCATTTACTGGCAGATCAAGAACTCCAATTAAAAG ACCAAAAAGTGGCCACAGCATATCAAGGACTCCTGGATCTAGTTCAGAGTTTAAATTAGAAGTAGGCATGAGTGTGTTTTGCAATAATGAATTAG gtATTGTTAGGTACATTGGCCCTGCAGAATTTGGAGAAGGGCTTTGGGTTGGTGTGGAATTAAGAACTCCTAAAGGTAAAAATGATGGAAGTGTTCAAGAAAGACGTTACTTTACATGTAAACCAGATCATGGACTACTTGTACGACCAAATAAAATAACTGTTCGTGGAATCAATGGTGCCAAATTACTAGGAGATTACTTTGGGTCCAAGGAAGGAACGCCTGAAGATGTTCGGACTGATGGAAGATAA